Genomic DNA from Cucumis melo cultivar AY chromosome 10, USDA_Cmelo_AY_1.0, whole genome shotgun sequence:
AGCATCAAGAACGGTGGTTGGTTCAACAAATTGTGGCCGTCCCCTTCACCGGTGAACTAAGATACGATAtgaagatggaaaaaaaaaacggaGCGAAATGTGATGACTAAAATGGCTAACGGATAATTTATACGAACGACACTGCTTATTTTGTTTACATCTACACAAATATTGGCTCTCGAATTTACCAAAATGTCCCAGCATATATGGATATAAAATGTACATTTTTGGATATTTTTGTAACTTGCAAGATTATAGAAACAAAAAGTCATAATAAATACatattttgcatttttattaattaattacaatatttattgcattttgttgttttctctTTTATTGGAATCTATGGATGTGTGAAAaatcaattgaaaaaaaaaattgtaatagCATGTACCATTTTGAAAATATGATATAATAAATAtagtacatttttttttaaattatgtaaaaaaaatgcaACAAAATTCTCTCTTTTTAAAATACATGTTGTGATTATTTCTAAATTATCCATCAAAAACTTATTTCCTCTTCTCTTTTAATGTCCTAATTATCCTATTTTTCTTCTCCTACTTTTTAAGTTCCTAATCATTCTTTTTTGTACGAGAAAAacaatttgttatatttcttctcctttttcaaAGACTTAGTCATCATTTCTTACGAAGGAAAAACGATTTGTTCTTCCTGCTTAGAGTAGCAGTATTAAGTATATGAACGATAAAACATATCAAGAATATATTAGTAAAGTATATCTAACATATCGTTAAAGTAAATCACTATTAAGTATGTCAATCAAGTTTACAAAGTGTACATTGATAGTGTATCAGGTGTATCAATAGGACTTTAGACATATCAAATGTATTTGATCAATCAAGTGTATTAATGAAAAATACTAAGTATGTCTGCAGTATATCAGGCGTATAAAACATATcacgtgtataaaaaatatcaaatttgttaAGTGTACCAGTAAAGTATAACAAGTTTATTAGCAGTGCATCTAGTGTATCAAACTTATTAGTGAAACATTTAAAtatatcaaactaattaagtgTATCAAGGCCTAAGGGGTATTAAGTATATCAAGAAAAATCAAGTGTTACGAAGTGTATTAAGGTCCAAAGTATACTTAGAAGTATCAAATGTATCAAGTGTCTTAAGAAATATATGGTATATCAAATGTATATCGGTAGCGAGGATATTCGTGACATTTTAACTCTTATATGTATGGGCTGAATTTTgcttttgtcattttttacaaATGATAGATATCGTGTGCTATAAACTTAACTACTATCTTCTTTTGCTTAACGCAAAAGTGTCACAAAAGTACTTTCATTATAGTCTTATGATAAGTATTCTTTTTACTTTAGTAAACGTCACgtcacttttttttaaaagatgcTTATATGTTTTAAACAATAGATATAGAGAATATCACATTGAAATTTCTTAGAGACTACAAAAGTTACTTTGAGTTCTATTCTATTTTTCATCATTATATTCTCTAAATTATATAGTTTcaataaaacttaaaaaattagTATTAGTTGTTATTAGTAtattattcaaaattttcaaaaaagaaacaaaagaaaaatcacTGTAAAAGGTTTGAGAAAAGTTTATTTTATGCAATTTCTTTAATAAAGTTATCAGTGCTATTTTccaatttcaataaaaataaatgggGACAGAAGATTGATTTCAAGATTTGAAGTAAATGgactaaatttaaatatttataattatacaaaaacattataataaaactcaataacataaattaaaatgatgtttattgaatcaaaatgatatttatgGAAGGATAAATTTTGACTAATCATAAGTTACTATGTCATCAgaacgaaagatcatttttatTGAATTTATGACTAATTAAGTATTATTATCTCTAAACTAAAAATAGAAGATAAATATATGGTTAGATGTCTAATTGTGCTTAAAATTATAAGTGGGATAAGATCAAGTAATTAGAGTCAATTGCATCTGAAGAATCCGAGGTTCAAGTTCATGGCAAAATTTAggctaaaaaaaaaatactaagcTCATACCCAATTTCAATCAAGTCCAACAATCAAGCATAGAAGCAACAAACTCATTCCATAAAAAATCTCACAAAGATATTTTATCCATTCATTTTAAGAGATTCGAATAATTGAAAGTTGGAGCTCCAAAACTCTGAAGATCTAAATGTTGAAATTTTAAAGGTCTAAAGAATACAAGTCTTGTTTAACTAGtgcaaactatttacaaatGTATAAATCTCTAGAGTGTTTGAGTGTTTTGCTTGACACCATATACATCTTAAAGTTCTCTCTCTCGTAATTGAGTTTGATTTCTATTATTCAAATATACATTTTCACATACCCTTAAACTTAAAACAAATATACATTTTCACATGCCCTTAAACTTAAAACAAATATACATTTTCACATGCCCTTAAACTTAAAACAAATATACATTTTCACATGCCCTTAAACTTAAAACTTACAAGTAGTTGGGAACAAAAGTTtgtaattataattgttgaaaatatatatcttttttgtaGAGTTCAACGCAAGAAAACAAATTCATGTTCACTTGTGCTTATAGTTTGTGATTTTATTTTTGTCACTATTGTTATGTCTTTAGtcatttgtctttttttttttttttttttgtttgaaaatgaaagaaagcAAAAGGAGATCTGAGGAAAAAAAAGTCATGGTGTGACTAATTTCACCAAAAATCCTTGCAAGAACACTCACCATCTTTGAAATGATGAAACCTATTCCTATCTCTCACAATAATCTCCCTCTCAAAAATTTTGGAAATCATCTTTGTTACATCATGGCAATCCCAACAAACTCTGAGGTTCTTCACTATTCTAATGGGCAACCCCTCCTTCAAACTAATCAATCCAAATGCAATTGCCATCTTCTCACTATGTTTACACAAtgcatcttctttttcttcttcttctatatCAAATAGCACAGAGTTTGTACTTGCTACATAACCTGCTAACTTCAACCGTTTAGAGATCTCTCCCCACATTGTTTCAATCGCGTCGTAACTCGGGTGAGACTTGTCACCTACAAAGAATTCATGAACTTctccattgacctccataacACTGCAACCAGGGAGTTTGCTTATGCCTCCAGCTTTCATTGATTGGCGTACATTACTTACTCTTTCCCAGTTTCCCGTGTCAGCGTATATGTTCGATAACAAGACATAGGCACCGTGATTCTTGCCTTCAACCTCAATCAGTTTTCTCGAGGCAAACTCACCCAACTCCATATTCTTGTACATTCTACAGGCATTAAGCAAAGCTCCCCAAGCACCCGCATGTGGCTTAAGAGGCATGGTGTTGATGAAGTTTAGAGCCTCTTCTAATCGCCCCGCTCGACCATACAAATCCACCATACAACCATAGTGCTCATGCTTTGGTTCAATACCATGATCTCTCTTCATTGAGTCGAAATGTGAACGACCTTCATCAACGAATCCAACCACGCTACAACCTTTCAGAACAGAAATGAATGTGATTTCATTAGGGGCAATTCCTTCACGTTTCATAAGTGAAAACAGTTCAAGGCACTTCTGGCCATAACCATTCATGGCAAGCCCACCTATGGCAGTACTCCAGGTATATacattcttttcattcatttcCCAGAAAACCTTCAATGCCTTATCAACATTTCCACATTTGAAATACATATCAACAAGTGCAGTACCCAAATTGACAGTCATCTGAATCTTGTTCTTTTCTATATAAGCATGTGCCCATTTCCCTTGGTCTAGTGCACCCAAGTGAGTGCAAGCTGTTACAACAGAAACCATAGACACCTCATTAACCTTGACACCATCCACTTGCATGAGCTTAAACAGATTCAAAGCTTCCCTTGATTGTCCCCTTTGAGCATAACCAGCAATCATAGCATTCCATGACACATAATCCCTCTGAGGCATTGAGTCAAACAGGTTTCGTGCAAAACCAATATCACCACATTTTGCACATGCACTCACCATGGTCGTTTGA
This window encodes:
- the LOC103489076 gene encoding putative pentatricopeptide repeat-containing protein At5g40405 → MSTLRNIAKHPTIALIDSFITLKELKQIHTQLLINGLFNNRQLLGQFVASIALKNPTNLLYSNQILDQCAKPTLFALNSMIRAYSKSLTPHRSFQFYNKILQSNDVMSPDNYTFNFLVRTCAQSACEAGPAVHGALIKQGFEYDPHVESGLIFMYAEMGCLSSCHRVFESVQKPDLVCQTTMVSACAKCGDIGFARNLFDSMPQRDYVSWNAMIAGYAQRGQSREALNLFKLMQVDGVKVNEVSMVSVVTACTHLGALDQGKWAHAYIEKNKIQMTVNLGTALVDMYFKCGNVDKALKVFWEMNEKNVYTWSTAIGGLAMNGYGQKCLELFSLMKREGIAPNEITFISVLKGCSVVGFVDEGRSHFDSMKRDHGIEPKHEHYGCMVDLYGRAGRLEEALNFINTMPLKPHAGAWGALLNACRMYKNMELGEFASRKLIEVEGKNHGAYVLLSNIYADTGNWERVSNVRQSMKAGGISKLPGCSVMEVNGEVHEFFVGDKSHPSYDAIETMWGEISKRLKLAGYVASTNSVLFDIEEEEKEDALCKHSEKMAIAFGLISLKEGLPIRIVKNLRVCWDCHDVTKMISKIFEREIIVRDRNRFHHFKDGECSCKDFW